cacacaaaagaagaaaaaagatttGACGAGCACAGCACGACTCCACAGGGTTAAGAGGCCAATCAATGGCTTCATTACTAATTGAAACATACCCACCCCTCAAAGCCCTTTCATCTTCACTGTGAACTCCTTCAGTGTGTCTGTTCACTAAAGGTCACACTCATGCCACAGTCCACTCCTTTCTCTGTCCTTCATGTTAAATGCTGTGAGCCAGATGGCTGGAGCTAAGTTTGACTTAGAATCTGATCACTAATACACCCAATGCTCTGAGTGTTTTTAAATCTGAGAAGTAAATATAGGTCACTACTGTAATAAAGCAGAATGGTGTAACAGAGCGCCATCAATTTCATTCCTCTAGTATGTCATTCCTAGAGTGTGAACTTCAACTGGTTAAATGCTTTGATGGCATGTCTTATTGTTGTTGGTGGTTTTTAGCTTTGgcacaaaaatgtttgttttcatggtCAACAATTTGACTGTTAACGGCAATATCAAGAACGCATTTCTTCAGTGGCTCAAAGGATAGGCCACTCTGATGCTTGTATTTATAAATCAATTATATTATTGTTCTACTTTcctgtctgtgcgtgtgtgtttggggtGGGACATACTGTATTCTACACACcatatattgtattgtgactggCTGATACTTCATGTGCAGTACATTCTCTATCTCAGTCCACCTGCTGTAGCTCTGAGAATAGACGGTATTGTAAATAGCACCACCTAGTGAGAATAATACGGCAACTGTTTGAGGAAGCTGACCACAGCGTTGTAGCACAATACTGTTGATTTAGCAATCAGTAGTGACTATTAAAAAGTCAATTATGgcactttaaatacttttttaaatttacaaaataCTGTGCAATAAACTGTCACATAGGagatcaacaaacaaaaacaaaaagcagaagCTCTTTGATACTGTGCAGCCACAAATCAAACTCAGCTTCAAATTGCATTACAGAATGTAATAGTCCTATTTGGCGGATTTCGATGGGCCACACATTTGTAAAAACGTACAAACATCTGATCTGGACGACAGTGCTGGTCACAATATAGAAATTACATTGACAAAATTGTAAAGTTAGCAACCTGTGTCACTGGTGCAGGGACCTCAGCGGGCGACTGATTAGGGGGCAATGGGGCGTCATCCTGAGCGGTGACAGGAATGTGCTCCATCAGTTTTTCTACAGCTCTTGAACACTCCTTTATTGCCTCTGCCCTGTTACTTCCATCAAACTGCATCCTCATCATGCGGCTCTCCCCCTGCAGAAATTCACAAATACTTTCAAATCGGATTTGTCACTTTAAACTGtgtcagagaaaacacacactgtagtttgcATGTTGCTTCTGTTAGATCAGCATTTAAGTTTAAAAAGGGTTATGTACACAAGGAAACTTCAAAATCTAATGTTCAGGCAACTCAGATTTCACCAATTATCTGGGTCATAATCTCAGTGCCAAGAGGCCGTTCATCATAGCACCTGAATAACCAGCATAACAATAATTCAATTCAAAGCTAGATTACTTTTAGTTTTCCCTTTTAAATTTTTACAGTCCTTTACAAGGACTAGGACAAACCTTGAAAAAATACTGCTCATTGTGGGGTTGCAATGCATCTAAAGACTCACCTTCACAATAAGTCGAAACATCAGTTCGTCAGATTTCTGGTGTACTTTCAGCGAACTGGATCCACAGAGCAAAGGGACTGTATCCTAAGGaaaaaaagtgagaaaaagTGTCTTCAGCAGCCAGGACTAAAACTGTTTTATCCATAGACTACATTAACCCAAATCGATTTTAAGAACGTAAATTTGTCTTCTTTTGTACTACCCCATGTAAAAGCAGCCTGATTTCTACTCGTTCactcaaaaaaaataaaaaataaataaagggtgAACTTAACtgacaaaataaagttttatattttggagAAAAAATAGTTACCTTAAACTGTCTGCAGGGGTCTCTATTTACTCAATAACCTCCGAGCTTCAGCTTTGAGGCTTATGATAAGCTTTTTCACACAGGGAATCAAACAAGCAGATGTATACAACAATAGCCTAATACCGTGATCAGTCTATTATGTCaaatgtgctttacaaataCATTTGTTTCGACTTACATTTAAACAATGTAGGCATATCAACCAGGGTTCCCTGTAACAACGACACTGCACTGGGGAGCAGGTGCCCTATCTGAAGTTCAGCATAAACACTTCTGAAATGATAGCACTATCATGCTTAGCCATTTGGTAACAGTAAGCTCACTCAAGTGTCTCTGGTTACAGTGCAAAAAAATCAATTGCTGGGGAAAAAATTATTGTAATTACGTAAATAACATAATATGTAATTAAGACAGACGTTGTGTCTGTGGGATATTCAAATGATTTATTACAAACCAATTAGGGAAACACATTATTGGATTTGAATTTTCATTCAAATGCAAACTTAGGCTGAATAACTGTACAATTTGCAAttagttaaaggaaaaaaactgaataaatgtgTGTAGACATCTAAAAAATGTAGATGTTTCCACATAGATGCTGGTTGCACATAGAAGGCACATGGGGTCACTAAATGCTTTCATGAGTAtggaaatgatttgaatcacatTTAATcccctccacagtcaccagacaaGACCTATGGGAGATTTTAGACCCGGACATGAGACAGTGCCCATGACCATGACCATCAAAACATGAAATGAGAGCATTACTTTTGGAAGAATGGTGTTTCATACCTCCAGTAGTGTTCCAAAAACTATGACAAGGATTGCTGAATCTCTGGTGCCTAAAAGTGGTCAGACAGTTCACTGAAACACTTTCATCACCATGTGTTGCATGCTCTTTGTGAATAAATGTCTGATACATATGCATTTACAGATGACTTGTTTTACTTTGTTGGGTGATGCCTTTGGCGTCAGGAGTATCTAGATTTTTAAGAGAGCACTGTAGCTCTATTAGAACCCATTGATTCTCTCAAATGCAGCAAATTTCAGTTGTGTTTAACAATTCCAAAAATCTCCTTCAGACCCTATCATGTAGCCTAGCTAAGCCTAAGCTCTCTGTGCTGAATGTTTCTGAGCATTCACTGCACCAGTCTTTTATAGACCAGTCTATCATCCTCAGTGAAAGCTCTCTGCAGTATGACCTGTATCTGTCCACCTCAGCACCCTGGCACAGCAAGATAGCTGTGTTACCTGCCAGAGCGCCATTAATGAGACATTGAGTAGCCCTCAAATTTCTGTTGTCTGCGGGAAGAAGTAACTTTTTATGTCTAATGACCACAATAACTGGTGAAAGCCCCAGATGTATGTTCTACTTTTACTGTTTGATATACTTACCCAGACTTCTATAGAGTACCACAAGTATAAATAAGGGTTACCTGTTAAAAAAGTTGTCTTAACCCACAGTATTTACCATTATCTGTGGCGGACATTTTCCACCCTGATTGTCTGTAACTGGTTTTGGCCTACAGTGCTTGCGAAATTATGATGTACATGTCACTCTGCTGTGCCAAGGTTGGCAACTAACCAGTGTTCAAATGGGACTGTAAATGTCAAGTCTATGTTTTGTGAGGCATACAAAATAAGAATTGAATTAAGGCATGTATATTCACAGCCAGCCTGACTACCACATAAAATATTTATATCAAAATCTGAACTAAGCCTGCAGTGGGTGTTGCTGTATGCGAGCTAAACCTAATAATTTCTCTGACAGTAAAATTAAACTGATTTTGAACCTGTGCCCAAAAAGTTCTGAGGTACATTTGGTGTGACCAAACCAAATCTATCCGGTCAAATGTCATCAGATTTGAGCAGAAATGTCAAGCTCTACAGTATCATAAAAGCTGTTTATCTGGAAAGCAGATTTCTGGTATAGATTCACAGTCGATGCCAGAAAATCTCCTAAGAGAATAGTGCAGTTTTTCTTTAGACATTTTGTGAAAGGTGTAATTGAAAAATGCTTCTGCTTAggtcaggcatgtccaaagtccgACTCTTTGAAGAGAGTGGCGGAGCAGCCATCCAGGAATGTCATTTTGGAGCAGCATTACTAATAATTAATAGAATTCATATGCAGTGTTCCCTCCATATGGGGGAGGACAACCAGTAATAACAACCGTGACGTTCTACAGATTGCCAGTGTCAGAGCATGACAATCGCAGCTGCAGCCTTAAATGATTTCAACCAATTTTCCCTATGGCcacaatttctgtttttttgaatTACAGAGCTTCAAGTACAGGTACACTGCAACACCTTTGCAACACAGTGTTTCATGCACTGACACCTGCCGCAGTCCAGAGATGAAATATGAAGTTCTTATGAGCTAGGAGTCTGTATATGAACATCAAAATGAAGTGATGTACACTACAGAACTGCTACACCAGTTAAAAAGGATTTCTCTGTATTCATCAGACTTAAGTTTATCTTTAAGGAGACTATATGTTCATTTTTGTCAACATTTCAATAACCTATGCTCATGATATTTTAAGCCACAAgcttttaaattaataaacacATATTATATGGGAATCCAATGACGGGAAAGAGTCACACTTCAAACAGCTTTCTCAGCATCAACAAGCACACTCACAAGGCTGGATCTAAATCTACAGTGTACCAAGACCTGGAAAACAAGGCTTACCTTCATGTGTTGTGTGCATATCATGAGAGACAATGCATGGAAACCAAAAcgatgaaacacaaacacagtaaatCTCACCACAGTCTTCTTACCAAGCTTTCCTGTCCTTGCACTACCAGCAAGTATCCAGATTCCACAATGGTGAGGAAGATTTCTGGTTTATTGCCATTTGCCTCAAATACCTGGTGAAGAGAAGAGAATATTAGGCAGTGCAAAGTTATGGTGACTAATTAGATTCCCCGATCATGTTATCTATAAATTTCATAAGGCATTTGGTTAAAAAAGGATGTATAGAATTTTCCAATGAAATAGTATGTGAGCATTTATCTATACAGTTCTGTCTGTTCTGATATGTTCTATTAGATCATGAGTGTCTAGAATAATTACACCTACGTTTTATTATAAAATCAGTCAGATAAATGTGTAATCCAACACTCACAAATTGCCTTGAACTGTATACTACTCCCTACAATATAGCTGAGTCATATGGGCGGACTGTAAATGCACCTAAACTCATCTGGACTCATCTAACTCATCTACTATTGCAGTTCTACTCTCTCTCAGGTTATCACACACAATAATGTATAATGTAGATAGATTTTGGTTCCACATCCATCCATTCCTGTTTTCAGACTAAACATACAGCTCCAGCTTGCCCTCTAGAGTCAGATGCAGTTAATGAAAAACAGAACCACAATCCTTAAAGTTACATTTCCTAAATGTGTTCAAACACACAACAATATTCCCAAATTTCCATATTCCCAGCTCATGGCTGAAATACAACATAGATAGATGGCAAGTGAAGGTGAATACCAAAGTGACGAAAAAATTGACAGCTGTAAAAATTAGGACAACTGATTATGTGTTAAATTAACAGACAATACAGACTTCCACAAGGCTTCCACACAGTGGTCACCAAATTTTTTTATTGCTCTTATCTCTCTTGCTTTTATCTATGAAAACAATAACCACTCACTTGAGGTGTTTTCACACCTTACCTGTTTGGCTCGGTTAAAATGAACTCAGGTCTGTTTGCCTGGTTAGtacggttcatttgggcaggtgagAAAGCTGTCGCTGAAACCCTGACGCGggccacacaaacaaacacacaacatttGAAAAGGTAGGTCTCTGTCTGCTAACATCTGGTGTGATtggtttgtggtgtgaaagcaaACAGATATGTGATTTTAGCATGATTTTAAAAGCTAAACTACtaataaatccatctgctgattgTGAAATCTGTTTAAGAATCTGTTTAAGAAGTATTATAAGGCCATGGCTATATATACTGGTAATCTATTTACGCAAATTGtttgtaaccatggtaacaaaTAAGCACATCCTTTAGAGTATTTTCCCTGATTAATAGGGCAAAAGCTGTTAAATCTGTCGTGCTTGTATCTGACTCTGTACTTTGTCAGTTCATTAAGTCCATTAAAAGAGCGTGTGACAGTGATCCCACAGTAATAAGCCTTGAATCATTACTGTACAAGATGCCTCCTTTTTGTCATGTCTGTACCTGTTAGTCATTATTTATAACACACCGCTGATTTACAGTCTAATAATACTAATGAAATGATTTCTTTGTGAGCTCTTTGTGAAACCAAAgaacataaatatacacatcAGAGGCAATAAAGTGCTGCATAAATGTCTGGCAGTCACCAGAGATTTCATTTTCACATATGCTTGATGACACACTGATGATGCAGAATGACAACTGCCAAAAGTGTCCTATTAACGAGTCACCTGTCAGTTTATATAATTTCATGTTTACTCCTTTGTTtgttaaccaaaaaaaaagtcag
The Epinephelus lanceolatus isolate andai-2023 chromosome 2, ASM4190304v1, whole genome shotgun sequence DNA segment above includes these coding regions:
- the rec114 gene encoding meiotic recombination protein REC114; amino-acid sequence: MDTSQSWKLKRYGRYAPGSTSGKPWKVFEANGNKPEIFLTIVESGYLLVVQGQESLDTVPLLCGSSSLKVHQKSDELMFRLIVKGESRMMRMQFDGSNRAEAIKECSRAVEKLMEHIPVTAQDDAPLPPNQSPAEVPAPVTQQTWQEKAGRAEPEVVQGSLSIEHLAQHFLGETALTLPQVYRHSFLEQGDLEPILRVCLLDPSFPAFVEKVEGELRKLLPE